The segment TGCATTAATATCACTTCCAAATACAACATGATAATTAAGAAAATAACCAGACCTCGCAGTAGATTCGCAACAGAAATTTGTTAGTGTTCCACTGATAATGATTGTTTTAACACCTAAATTCCGTAAAACATAGTCTAAATCAGTACCAGCAAAAGAACAATAGGCATGCTTAGCATCTATAATTCGTTCATTAGCTAATGGAGCTAATTCACTATATACTTTTGTGCCCGGTGTTCCTTCCTTAATTGCTCCATCCTTAATCGGTTCCCAATATTCATAAAAATCGGCACTAACGTCTTCAGCTATAGTATGCGTAGGGTATATAACCGGAACACCCAGTTCACGACAAGCTTCTATCACTTTTTTCAATCGAGGTACCATGCGTTTAGCCTGCGGTATAAATAACTTACCTTCTGGATTCACAAAGTCTTCTTCCATATCAATTACAAGTAAAGCACATTCTTCTTTTTTTATTTCAAACGCCCAATGTTTATCAGTGTTATAATCCTTCTCTACAGAATCAATAAATTCTTTTTCTCCGGAAAATCGTGTAGGAGTTATTAAATCTTCCTCTTTAACATTATATAAAGTCATAAAATCTTTAACAGCTTTGCTCTCCATTATTGTTTCCCCTTGTTTAATTTCGCGTAGGAAAAAATTCAAATAAAACAGCAATCATTTTGTTGATTCAATTCGTAAGTTTGCCAAACGGCTTTACACTAAAATATTTGAACTCTTTTACTCTTTTGGTTGATCAATAATATTAAGTGTATCATTTGTTGTCATTAAATGTTGCTTCATCCGCTGTGCAGCAAGCTCCGAATCTTTGCTTTCTAACGAAGCAATAATTTCTCCATGTTCTAACAATACGTTTTTCATTCTACCTTGGTGGCTTAATGCTTTTAATCCGATAAGTTTTGTAAGATTATGCAAATTAAGCAAAATCTGTTCAATCAATTTATAACCAGCAATTTTCACCAAGCTTATATGGAATTCTTGATCAAGATCAATAAATTTAATCACGTCTTCACTCAACATTGCTTTCTCTTGTTCATTATAGATCTCTCTTAATGCTTTCAATTGTGTTTCTGAAATAATATCAGCAACTTTTTTAATTACTTTCGTCTCGATTGAAATTCTTAATAAAAAAATTTCGTCCTGTTCCTCGGGTGTAATTTTCCTAACCGTTAATCCTTTTCTAGGAACGGAAATAATCAACCCTTCATTTAACAAATCTTGAAGAGCAGCTCGGATTGGCGTTCTAGATGTTTGAAGCGACTTAGCTAACTGGACTTCAGTAAAAATCGTATCGTCAGCAATTTTCCCATTTAAAATTGATTCTTTAATTTGCTCATAAACTTTTTCCTGTGTTGTCTGTTCTTTTTCAATTGGTTTAAGATCAAGATTCGCCATGATTTTCACCCTAATTCCATCAATGATATAGTAAAATAGGCTTCATACTGCCAAGTAAATGTTTGTCACAAAAAAACTTTGCAATGGTGTTAAATGATGATCTAACACCACCACAAAGGAAATGCATCTGTGTTAAAAGAATTCACTAGTTTCATTATATCATAAACTAAGTTGTGCATAAATTCTTAAATATTACTTTTTTAAAACCTTCCTGAGATTTTTGTTGTTACGATCAAACGATTGCTTCATTCTCAGCTAGTTGTCGATACTTTCCTTGAAAAAAGCAAAGTGGAGAACCTTCATTATTCTTTAGACCCAATACTTCACCGAAAAATACTGTATGGTCCCCCATTTCAAGTTCTTTTACAACTTTACACTTTAAATTGGCAAGTGCGTCATCTAGAAGAGGAACCCCTTCTTCCGTTATTTCAAAAGAAAATTCCGGTTTTTCGTTAACTTTTTGATTAGCAAAAAGTTTCGATATATTAATTTGCTCAGCTTTTAAGAAATTTACACCAAAATATCCAGTTTTTGTGATCAAATCCAAGCACTTTGCTCGATGATCGATACATATTAAAATAATTGGCGGTTCTAGAGATACTGAGGAAAATGCATTAGCTGTCATTGCATGAACATCTTCTTCTCCTTTTACTGTAATAACAGTAACCCCCGTCGAAAAACGTCCCATCGCATTTCTAAATTCTCTTGAATCAAAATTCATATTTAAAACTCCTTTCGGCTTTTGCTATATTTTTGTAATAAAGCATAAAATGTTATTTGGAATAATAGCGGACTTCAAAAATTTTGCATCCATTAGGAGATTTCCAAGGACCATGCTTCATTCCCGGTGGACGGCACGCAACCATTCCAGCTGTAAACTCCTCATTTAATTCCAAATCAATAATTGAACCCTCAATGATAAAAAGCTCTTCCCAAAAATCATGAATTTGCACCCCATTCGGTGATGTATCTGTTCCAGGTTCAAATTCAAGAATTCTAGTCGCAACACTTGATCCAGGTATTTGAGCGATTACTCTTTGTGATAATCCTTTTGGACTTAATTCTTCCTTCTCAAACTTTAAAAAATCTATAAATTCCAATTCTGGCTTTTCCATTTAGAACCTCCATATAAAATCATTACTATATTAATTAACAATAAAAAATAATGAGCTCTGTATACATTATACTAAGTTAAGAATTTTGTATCAACTGCCATTTTTCCCTTTAATTTTTTAATGATTTTGGTTTTTGCAACCATCGATTCGTTAAATTATTTTCGATAGAAAATTGGTCCATCACCCGTGCAATTGTATGATCTACGATATCCCTAATTGTTTTTGGGTTATTATAGAATGCTGGCATTGGGGGTAGTATAGTACACCCCATTCTAGCTAAGCGAAGCATATTTTCAAGATGTATTTCACTTAAAGGGGCTTCCCGAGGGACTAGAACCAATTTTCGCTTTTCTTTTATAATGACGTCGGCTGCTCTAGACAACAAGTTATCTGCCAAGCCATAACTAATTGAAGCTAAGGATTTCATACTGCATGGGGCAATAATCATCCCATCTGTACGAAACGAGCCACTTGAAATAATTGCAGCTTGGTTATTCGATGAGTAAACATGTGTAGCAAGGGACTTCACAGAGTCAACAGTATAAGAAGTCTCGATCTTGATTGTTTTTTCGGCCCATGAACTTATAATTAAATGGGTCTCAACCCCACATTCCTTAAGTGCTTCCAATAAACGAATCCCATAAATTGATCCCGTTGCCCCTGATATCCCTACTACAATTTTCAAACTAATCCCTCCAAGAACTTATGTTTGATCTAATCATTATTTAAATAAGCTTCACTTAATTTTTTTGGAAGTGTATTTTCTATCCTATCTTTTGAATAATTTTCTATTCCAGGAATGCGTGTTACTTCATATTCGAATGGATCAGCTTTTAGAGGTATAGTACAATCAAATCCAAGTTTAGAACTTACACCATTATCGGTTGATGGATCAAGTTTGGAACCTAATGCATGATTTATAACAACTAAATCACGTTCAGCTTGAAAACGCGTAGCAACACACCATTCTACTTGATCCATATCAAAAATATCAATTTCTTCATCAACGACAATCACTTGTTTTATATCATAATGACCAGCAAATGCAGCCAATATTACATTTTTTGCTTCGCCTTCATTTCTCTTTTTCATCGAGACAACCAAGTGAAAGCGTCCTTTCCCACCATTTGTTAAATAAACTTTGCTTACACCTGGGCTTGTGTTTTTCAATGATCGCAATAGGCTAGCTTCTCGCGGAATCGCACCCAAAAGTAAATTTTCATCTGATCCAGCTAAGCATGTTTGATAGATCGGATTGTCACGGTGGGTAACACAATGGATTTCAATGACTTCCTTATCGCTTTTTGGTCCATAGTAAGCTGGAAACTCACCAAATGGTCCCTCTGGTTCCCTAACCTTCGGTAGGATACGACCTTCCAACACAATTTCTGCAAAAGCGGGCACATCAATGTCTACCGTTTTACAAGGGACTACTGGAATTGGAGATTTTTTTAGTGCACCAGCAATTTCTATTTCATCTTGCCCAAGTGGAGCAATCGCTTGAGAAGACAACATTAGAATCGGATCGACACCGATAACGATCGCGATTTCTAACGGTTTTCCTATCTCTTCCATTTTTTTAAAAAAATTATAGGTGTGTCTTGGTAAAATTAATGCGCCTAACTTGTTTTTACCTGACACTTGCAATCGATGAATAGAAACATTTTGACTTCCAGTTTCCGGATCGCGTACGATTGCCAA is part of the Pueribacillus theae genome and harbors:
- a CDS encoding UbiX family flavin prenyltransferase is translated as MKIVVGISGATGSIYGIRLLEALKECGVETHLIISSWAEKTIKIETSYTVDSVKSLATHVYSSNNQAAIISSGSFRTDGMIIAPCSMKSLASISYGLADNLLSRAADVIIKEKRKLVLVPREAPLSEIHLENMLRLARMGCTILPPMPAFYNNPKTIRDIVDHTIARVMDQFSIENNLTNRWLQKPKSLKN
- a CDS encoding UbiD family decarboxylase, encoding MSIKSLRSWLRLLNENKELAVVDKEVSTKFEMAGYTKLYDGEKPVFFPKIEGYDGCAVAGIASTREQFAKAIGCDKHEMTDRFLDAMDHPLPPKQLSSEEAPVHQNVIKNDIDLLKMFPIPIHQEKDSGHYISAGLAIVRDPETGSQNVSIHRLQVSGKNKLGALILPRHTYNFFKKMEEIGKPLEIAIVIGVDPILMLSSQAIAPLGQDEIEIAGALKKSPIPVVPCKTVDIDVPAFAEIVLEGRILPKVREPEGPFGEFPAYYGPKSDKEVIEIHCVTHRDNPIYQTCLAGSDENLLLGAIPREASLLRSLKNTSPGVSKVYLTNGGKGRFHLVVSMKKRNEGEAKNVILAAFAGHYDIKQVIVVDEEIDIFDMDQVEWCVATRFQAERDLVVINHALGSKLDPSTDNGVSSKLGFDCTIPLKADPFEYEVTRIPGIENYSKDRIENTLPKKLSEAYLNND
- a CDS encoding cupin domain-containing protein; this encodes MEKPELEFIDFLKFEKEELSPKGLSQRVIAQIPGSSVATRILEFEPGTDTSPNGVQIHDFWEELFIIEGSIIDLELNEEFTAGMVACRPPGMKHGPWKSPNGCKIFEVRYYSK
- a CDS encoding flavin reductase family protein — its product is MNFDSREFRNAMGRFSTGVTVITVKGEEDVHAMTANAFSSVSLEPPIILICIDHRAKCLDLITKTGYFGVNFLKAEQINISKLFANQKVNEKPEFSFEITEEGVPLLDDALANLKCKVVKELEMGDHTVFFGEVLGLKNNEGSPLCFFQGKYRQLAENEAIV
- a CDS encoding GntR family transcriptional regulator — protein: MANLDLKPIEKEQTTQEKVYEQIKESILNGKIADDTIFTEVQLAKSLQTSRTPIRAALQDLLNEGLIISVPRKGLTVRKITPEEQDEIFLLRISIETKVIKKVADIISETQLKALREIYNEQEKAMLSEDVIKFIDLDQEFHISLVKIAGYKLIEQILLNLHNLTKLIGLKALSHQGRMKNVLLEHGEIIASLESKDSELAAQRMKQHLMTTNDTLNIIDQPKE
- a CDS encoding cysteine hydrolase family protein, encoding MESKAVKDFMTLYNVKEEDLITPTRFSGEKEFIDSVEKDYNTDKHWAFEIKKEECALLVIDMEEDFVNPEGKLFIPQAKRMVPRLKKVIEACRELGVPVIYPTHTIAEDVSADFYEYWEPIKDGAIKEGTPGTKVYSELAPLANERIIDAKHAYCSFAGTDLDYVLRNLGVKTIIISGTLTNFCCESTARSGYFLNYHVVFGSDINATDSALAHEATLRTMRRGFARVMSGEEIIDSLKNGDTLYNEAIETRNRLTV